Genomic window (Diabrotica undecimpunctata isolate CICGRU chromosome 6, icDiaUnde3, whole genome shotgun sequence):
AAACTACAGTATTTCTAAGAAGAGTTCGTTTTGTTTCTTTGCGGAATACGCAGCCAGTGATAGGGGATTTAGCTGCTAATGCGTTTCCATCACCAAAGCAGACTGACAAGAAAAGAATTCGGAGGCTAGATAAGTGAAAAAAAAACAGGGCTAAAATAACAAGAACGAAGGTGGATGTTAGGAAATATCAAGCCTTCCCCCATGTGTGAAACACATAACGGCATTTAGCGACAACTGTGGAGGTCAAAATAAGAGTCATTTGACAGTCAAATTTTGGCTCTACGTtgtcagaatttacaaaacagtcatcagaccaataatgacatacgcggcagaaacaagacctgacacagagaggacaaaattgatgttagaaacagcagagatgaaaacacttagaaaaattgatggtaagacactatcgggcagagctagaaatacagatatacgatgtacaTGCAAGatagagaacatcaagaactgggtaagaaattgaagagtagaatggaacgatcatataagccgaatgacaacaaatagagtagtaaagacggcaagagacggttccccaataggaagacgatcagtaggaagaacaCGAAGTGTGACCAAGACTTTGGTTTTGATagagttaaaaaagaaaaaaactaaaaagaacCTTATGTACCTCAACATTGAATGGAGCTGGTAACTTCTACAAGTAGAAAGTTCTTTACAGTACAGATGAAAAATGACGATATTTTAGACTTTCAAACACTTCGACAAACTTCAAGAAGAGCGTAAGTGGAATACAGAGCATGCAATGGTTACATTTACAACAGGAAAAACCTTTAACCTTGTTTTACAAGAAAGCAGCATCATAGAAGAGTTTAGTGAGCTTGCTATGAAACCCATCCGAGCTGGCAAAAACTCTGCCCTTCTGTCAGTACCGATTGATGAAGCAAGCTAAATATTCAAATCTTCAACCGTTACTCAACTACGTACCTCCGATTTACCATGAGTTTTTATAAATCTGCGACATGATGGTCAACAAGCTTGAGAACTAGCAAACTTAGAAGAAGCAGAAGTCAAAAATGATGATTTGGATTAGCATTACGACACTGATAAATAATCGTAATAGTAGTAATAATGTCTGTAATAATCAGTACATTACATCATAAGTGAATTATATATTAGTGTTATGGTGAAgaataaatttgtacaaaaacTTAATGATCTTTTTGCATTTTTCACCTTTATATTGCATTTCTTAGAAGTAAAAGGGTAAAAGTGCTACTTAGCAACCTAAAAATAGCTCCAAAATGAGTAGAcaataaaattatgattttttgttaccaataataataaataacgcCTACAGTTACTAAACTGGAGATGAAAAACTAGCATTAAAAAATCATGGCAATTACAGTGAAGGCTTAACTTCAAATGACATTTactcaaaatttactttttgtcaCTTATACCCCTTTACTTATAGGGTCCTCATTTACGATTGATCAGTGCTGTGAAATCATTTTAACAAAGAATGAACAATCGTTGATGACGCAAAACGGATTTAGTAGAAAAAAtcgtaaataaaacaatttaaacataactgaaattatatatgaaaataaaattataaaacggGTTAGTATTACAAATTCTGAAAGATTCACTCCCACTTGACAATTTTCAAGAAGTGTGAATTTCACCCTAAGACATGGTAGAGGTATTTACACATGGAATTAGCTGCACTTGCACTAATCTGAAGTGAGTTCTGGTCAATTTTATGTACATGGAATTGTCACCTTGGACGTGGTTGTAATTGAGTAGCATACTTTGATTGGGCGTACATATAAGCCAATCCTTCCAGCCTTTCTACGGGAGGCGGTCTCTGTAATTGGCTGTAAACCTGTTGCTGGGGAGTTAGTTCTGATTCTTTGGCAGTGGTAATTACAGAAGCATGATCAACAGTCGGTACTTTAAAGTTTACTCTATTTACAGGTGGATTTAACTTTGTATTTCTACGAGATCGTGTTGCTTCCTGTCGTGTTCTACTAGAGATAATGTTATTGTGGTTTATATTGTTTTGGTATTTTATGGTTTGTAATTTGATGGGAGACATTTGTGTGTGATATCCAGACAGTGATACTGGAGTATTTCTAGGTGTATTCTGAATATCTTCGTTAAGAACTGAAGTAATAATACTTTCTAAACTAATGTCAAAGTTTGTTATaggtatattttgtttaattacGGGTACATTAGCATCAGTCTCAATCTTAACATTATGACATATTTGGCGATTTTGACTGGACGATGAAGCAGATATACTATTATATGTTACACAGTTTTTGTCATTTGTTTTACTGTTCCTAAGAGAGTTATTTCTAATATCAGGTACTGTAGTATTCATGTCGTATGttgaaattatttcattttttcgtcCCTTTTGAACTAAAATTTCGAAATTTTTGTCGTGCTTCGATGTGCTCTGTATTCCCGTGTAAATTTGTGAATGATTTACATAATTACTGCAAGGTTTCGATACGCCGCCGGTACTTTGTTGATCTCGTACAGCTTGTACTCTGGTTTCATTTAAATTCAGATTAAAGACATCTTGTTCTAACTGTAAAACATTGCTTTGAAGATTTTTTCGATGATCAAATGCTGCGCATATTTCCCTTAGAACGTTATCTTTAAAAAGCTCCGGTGATACATCTATATCGGGCAAAAGTTTAACACCAAGTTCTGCTTGTCTCTGACGCATCAACTCTTTTTGTTTGCATTCTAACTTAGCCACTTGATTTTCTAATCTCTTGGCTTTTGATTGCAGCTTCTTGTGCTTTTTGACTACTTCTTTGGCTTCAGCGGAGATTTCTGCAGGAGTATTTCCATTTAATcccatttcttttttcttcacATTGATTAATTTTACACCTTCATGTTTAAGTACGTTGACTTGTTTTTCTAATTGCGTCGCACgattttctaaatgtttttgtttttttctttcgcTTTCAATTTGCGAAAGTATAAAGTTTTTATATGTTGGGCTTCTCATTTGATTAAGCATTTCCATGTATTGCACTTTAAAGTTATCTAAAAGAAGTTGTAGTTCATAAGGAGTTTCTGATTGTTGGTCTGGTATGCTGATCTCTTCATGAACGATTAAACCGGTATTTAGGGCAGTCAGCTTGTGGTTAAAACAGCCAGGTGCAGGACTATCGTCAAATTTTGATACTATACTTACTAATGTTTCATTATGAAGAAAGTCCAAATCATTAATTTGTTCTTCCTTAATTTTGTGCTTCTCTTCAATCTTGTGAGCTTTGGTATCTGGAGATATTTTGTACTGTAATTTCCTTAATTGATGCTTATTCTTTGGAGCACGACTTTCTGGTCTCTTCCTTTTAATAGATTTATAATTGGGACGAGCCCTTTTTGGTTTATGGCCAACGCTCCAATCAACTGAATCCGAGTCTGAAGTAAAATCTGAAGAATTTCTGAGTAAATACATTTTACCTCTTGTTCCTCTGGAGCTGGTGGTAGAATTCGAATTGTTATCATCCTCGTTGTTTCTCAACTGAGCctgttttaatttttgaaaatatgatTCCAATTTTGTACGATCTATGGTATGTAGAAAGTAGGAAAAAGGCCTTCCAGTCCAAGAAACAGATCCTTTTAAAGGCGGCATTTCAGAAACATGCATAATTGTACCAATATCACTTAGATTTCGATCTGATATTCGAAAATTTAACGAACAAAAATTCTTAGAAGAAACTATTTTTACTCCATCTCTTAGATCAGCAAATCTTTCTTTTAATTGATGATCAAGAGCTGGACCGAATGCAAAGTTATTAACAAATACTATGCTAGATTGACTAATATTCTCTCTATATTCTTCTGCCAAGAAATCTCCTTTAATAAGTTTATATTCCCCATATTTCTTTCCATACCATCGCATCCATGTACGAAAATTCTTGCTCATACTTTCAGCATATAAACTAGGTACATCTGCACATTCAATTCCGATACATAACTTGCACGATGTGGCTGCAGCCATTTGGAGAACTACTTGTCCAACCCCAGATCCCAGATCAATGAAAACATCATCAGAAGATATTTTAATATGATCGATCATCTGACACACAAGGTCATATGATGTTTCACCATATACCTCTGGTGAAAATGGTTCATATTGATTTAGCCTTTCTGGAGCTGTAACTGAAGAATTATATGTTTGCAGTAAGATATGTTTTAAAAGACCTCGAGATGGACTATTTGCAGTTCGGTGAGCAGGTAATGAAGTGCCTTTCTCTAAAGCAACTACACTATCTATAGCTTTGTTGTACCGATCACATAAAGATTTCATACTTTCATAGCTCTTCGTGTCATAGTTACAGAGTATGTTATTCTCTAAAGGTAACTTTAGCACAGGTAGATCTTCACAAACCCATCGAATTGTATCAACAATTTCTGTAGCTCTATCATGCTTATCATTTCCACGTCCGTAGATTAATGGCCAAGTATAACATACAGGTTCAGCTCCAACAGGAGAATGTAATTTTAATTCcattatcttaaattgtttaaattaggCAAATTTTTTCATAAATTGTAGTGGTAAATAAAACAGAATTTGTTTTGTACAAAAATAAACATGCAATTATTGTTGGTTGTGGATTGAACTGTCAGAAAAATGTAAAAGTTATGTTATGGATATGATCCAAATCtaattaatatacataaaaaataggaaaacagta
Coding sequences:
- the LOC140443209 gene encoding histone-lysine N-methyltransferase, H3 lysine-79 specific-like, which produces MELKLHSPVGAEPVCYTWPLIYGRGNDKHDRATEIVDTIRWVCEDLPVLKLPLENNILCNYDTKSYESMKSLCDRYNKAIDSVVALEKGTSLPAHRTANSPSRGLLKHILLQTYNSSVTAPERLNQYEPFSPEVYGETSYDLVCQMIDHIKISSDDVFIDLGSGVGQVVLQMAAATSCKLCIGIECADVPSLYAESMSKNFRTWMRWYGKKYGEYKLIKGDFLAEEYRENISQSSIVFVNNFAFGPALDHQLKERFADLRDGVKIVSSKNFCSLNFRISDRNLSDIGTIMHVSEMPPLKGSVSWTGRPFSYFLHTIDRTKLESYFQKLKQAQLRNNEDDNNSNSTTSSRGTRGKMYLLRNSSDFTSDSDSVDWSVGHKPKRARPNYKSIKRKRPESRAPKNKHQLRKLQYKISPDTKAHKIEEKHKIKEEQINDLDFLHNETLVSIVSKFDDSPAPGCFNHKLTALNTGLIVHEEISIPDQQSETPYELQLLLDNFKVQYMEMLNQMRSPTYKNFILSQIESERKKQKHLENRATQLEKQVNVLKHEGVKLINVKKKEMGLNGNTPAEISAEAKEVVKKHKKLQSKAKRLENQVAKLECKQKELMRQRQAELGVKLLPDIDVSPELFKDNVLREICAAFDHRKNLQSNVLQLEQDVFNLNLNETRVQAVRDQQSTGGVSKPCSNYVNHSQIYTGIQSTSKHDKNFEILVQKGRKNEIISTYDMNTTVPDIRNNSLRNSKTNDKNCVTYNSISASSSSQNRQICHNVKIETDANVPVIKQNIPITNFDISLESIITSVLNEDIQNTPRNTPVSLSGYHTQMSPIKLQTIKYQNNINHNNIISSRTRQEATRSRRNTKLNPPVNRVNFKVPTVDHASVITTAKESELTPQQQVYSQLQRPPPVERLEGLAYMYAQSKYATQLQPRPR